In one Saccharibacillus brassicae genomic region, the following are encoded:
- a CDS encoding carbohydrate ABC transporter permease, whose product MLDRIYPYVVRIAAVLLALMFLTPILWMLSLSLTPEGGSLFAGGFNVSFDNYATVLNRAPIFGWMGNSLVVSSITTALVLLLASMAAYSFSRIRFPGSKVLFILFLSAMMIPGEATLIPLYLLMRDAGLLGTRVSLILPAIAGPMGIFIMKQFFDGLPKDLEEAARIDGAGFFKIWYRIFLPLSRPALAALGIFTFIGAWNDYVWPLISISDKAYMTITLGLPMFQSSYNQEYALPMTANALAAIPVLIVFLIFQKQIIKGIAFTGGKEM is encoded by the coding sequence ATGCTCGATCGAATCTACCCTTATGTCGTACGGATCGCGGCCGTTCTGCTGGCCCTCATGTTTCTGACGCCGATCCTCTGGATGCTGTCGCTCTCGCTGACGCCCGAAGGAGGCAGCCTGTTCGCCGGAGGCTTCAACGTCTCGTTCGACAACTACGCCACCGTGCTGAACCGGGCTCCGATCTTCGGTTGGATGGGCAACAGCCTGGTTGTGTCGTCGATCACGACGGCACTCGTGCTGCTGCTTGCGTCGATGGCCGCCTATTCGTTTTCCCGTATTCGGTTTCCCGGCAGCAAAGTGCTGTTCATCCTGTTCCTGTCGGCGATGATGATTCCGGGCGAAGCGACGCTGATCCCGCTGTACCTGCTGATGCGCGACGCCGGCCTGCTCGGTACGCGCGTATCGCTGATCCTGCCGGCGATCGCGGGTCCGATGGGCATCTTCATCATGAAGCAGTTTTTTGACGGACTGCCCAAAGACCTGGAAGAAGCGGCGCGCATCGACGGAGCCGGCTTCTTCAAAATCTGGTATCGCATCTTCCTGCCGCTGTCGCGTCCCGCGCTTGCCGCGCTCGGCATTTTCACCTTTATCGGCGCCTGGAACGACTACGTCTGGCCGCTGATCTCCATTTCGGACAAAGCGTACATGACGATCACGCTCGGCCTGCCGATGTTCCAGAGTTCGTACAACCAGGAATACGCGCTGCCGATGACCGCCAATGCGCTCGCCGCCATTCCGGTGCTGATCGTGTTCCTTATTTTCCAGAAACAGATCATCAAAGGCATCGCGTTCACCGGCGGCAAAGAAATGTAA
- a CDS encoding carbohydrate ABC transporter permease: MASKTLSDRNDAGANARAPRSSLRRQGWVTGVLMVLPYTIFFLLFSMIPIIYGFGVSFYDWSLLGDRTFIGLQNYTNLLQDEEFRTNLLNTVLFTVISVPLITAIGLLLAVLVNSIRKGQGFLRIAFFMPYVLSVSVISSIWVIFLQPYTGLLNRILRGIGLINSEIFWLSDSTLAWASIIMATLWWTMGFVFVLFLAGLQDIPESFYEAAGLEGASRWQTFRYVTFPSLSRVTVLVVVLQTISSFKIFGQSKLITGGGPAGATKTVVFSIYENGFQTFQMGYASAIAFVLMLVILVISLLQTTLLRRFGE, translated from the coding sequence ATGGCTTCCAAAACATTGTCCGACCGCAACGACGCGGGAGCGAACGCCCGCGCGCCGCGAAGCTCGCTGCGCCGGCAGGGCTGGGTAACCGGCGTCCTGATGGTGCTTCCGTATACGATCTTTTTCCTGCTGTTCTCGATGATTCCGATCATCTACGGCTTCGGCGTCAGCTTCTACGACTGGTCGCTGCTCGGCGACCGAACGTTTATCGGGCTGCAGAACTATACGAATCTGCTGCAGGACGAAGAATTCCGTACCAATCTGCTGAACACGGTGCTGTTCACCGTCATCAGCGTGCCGCTCATTACGGCGATCGGGCTGCTGCTGGCGGTGCTCGTCAACAGTATCCGCAAAGGACAGGGCTTTCTGCGTATCGCGTTCTTCATGCCTTATGTGCTGTCCGTCTCCGTCATCTCCAGCATCTGGGTTATTTTTCTCCAGCCGTATACCGGCCTGCTGAACCGCATCCTGCGCGGAATCGGCTTGATCAACAGCGAGATCTTCTGGCTGTCCGATTCGACGCTCGCCTGGGCTTCGATCATCATGGCGACGCTGTGGTGGACGATGGGCTTCGTGTTCGTGCTGTTCCTCGCGGGACTGCAGGACATCCCGGAATCGTTCTACGAAGCGGCCGGACTCGAAGGCGCGAGCCGCTGGCAGACGTTCCGCTACGTGACGTTCCCGTCGCTGTCGCGCGTGACGGTGCTGGTCGTCGTGCTGCAGACGATCTCTTCGTTCAAAATCTTCGGCCAGTCCAAGCTGATTACCGGCGGCGGGCCGGCGGGCGCGACCAAGACGGTCGTGTTCTCGATTTACGAAAACGGCTTCCAGACGTTCCAGATGGGCTACGCTTCGGCCATCGCGTTCGTGCTGATGCTGGTCATTCTGGTCATCTCGCTGCTGCAGACGACGCTGCTGCGCAGATTCGGGGAATAA
- a CDS encoding ABC transporter substrate-binding protein — protein sequence MRKRNLFKPAALALTLMLLLSACAGGGAGTSGSGGGTTAGTGGEGGGDAPAGKTTISFWTPFSGGDGEFMTQMIEKFNAENQEIHVEQLANPAGDYYTKLQTSLASDQAPDLMVLHSSRMPQFVPAGFVTPLDDLAAESQLDWGEFNPTILESTIYEDKHYSIPLDTHAIVMYYNKDHLEKAGVLGEDGKPVFDQTPEGFTEFLTKIKAAVPADVAPLAQPDVRTDSYWMFWGFYNQLTDGGKFYDESGKAALNNPQALEALEYVNSLYTSKLIPPKINDAVKLFQDKRAAVLTTGVWSTGAFESVDGLNFGAVPMPQIYDQPATWGDSHTLALPKHGTEDPVKQKAALTFAKWLADNGELWAKAGHIPSVTRVLESQAFKDMPYRSDYAASADFVKYWPRNEKQGQINDNVIKEFEKMMAGKQDPKTTLEKANAVIDKTSGK from the coding sequence ATGAGAAAAAGAAACCTGTTCAAACCGGCGGCATTGGCTTTGACGCTCATGCTGCTGCTTAGCGCCTGTGCGGGCGGCGGAGCTGGCACAAGCGGCAGTGGCGGCGGCACGACGGCCGGCACCGGAGGCGAAGGCGGCGGCGATGCGCCTGCCGGCAAGACGACCATTTCGTTCTGGACGCCGTTCAGCGGCGGCGACGGCGAGTTCATGACGCAGATGATCGAGAAGTTCAACGCGGAGAATCAGGAGATTCACGTGGAACAGCTCGCGAACCCGGCGGGCGATTATTACACGAAATTGCAGACGTCGCTTGCGTCCGACCAGGCGCCGGACCTTATGGTCCTGCACTCCTCGCGCATGCCGCAGTTCGTTCCGGCCGGCTTCGTAACGCCGCTGGACGACCTGGCCGCGGAGAGCCAGCTCGATTGGGGCGAGTTCAACCCGACGATTCTGGAATCGACGATCTATGAAGACAAACATTATTCGATCCCGCTCGATACGCATGCGATCGTCATGTACTACAACAAAGACCATCTGGAGAAAGCCGGCGTGCTCGGCGAAGACGGCAAACCGGTCTTCGACCAGACGCCGGAAGGCTTCACCGAATTCCTGACCAAGATCAAAGCCGCCGTGCCGGCCGACGTGGCGCCGCTGGCCCAGCCGGACGTGCGGACCGACTCCTACTGGATGTTCTGGGGCTTCTATAACCAGCTCACCGACGGAGGCAAGTTCTACGACGAGAGCGGCAAAGCCGCGCTCAACAACCCGCAGGCGCTCGAAGCGCTTGAGTACGTCAATAGCCTCTACACGTCCAAGCTTATTCCGCCGAAGATCAACGACGCGGTCAAGCTGTTCCAGGATAAGCGCGCCGCCGTGCTGACGACGGGCGTATGGAGTACCGGCGCGTTCGAAAGCGTCGACGGCCTGAACTTCGGCGCCGTGCCGATGCCGCAAATCTACGACCAACCGGCGACGTGGGGCGATTCGCATACGCTGGCGCTGCCGAAGCACGGCACGGAAGATCCGGTCAAGCAAAAAGCCGCGCTCACGTTCGCCAAGTGGCTGGCGGACAACGGCGAGCTGTGGGCCAAAGCCGGCCATATTCCGAGCGTAACGCGGGTGCTTGAATCCCAGGCGTTCAAAGACATGCCGTACCGCAGCGACTACGCGGCCTCGGCCGACTTCGTCAAATACTGGCCGCGTAACGAGAAACAGGGCCAGATCAACGATAACGTCATCAAGGAATTCGAGAAGATGATGGCCGGCAAACAGGACCCGAAGACGACGCTTGAAAAAGCGAACGCCGTCATCGACAAGACGAGCGGCAAGTAA
- a CDS encoding response regulator gives MDKRKVLVVDDEAIFRRGLRHLIGTSDTPWEVCGEAKDGLEALEEIERTKPDLVITDIRMPRLDGIGLQEQLRERYPEIRCFVLSGYNDFRYAQSSLRFGARDYLLKPIDKAELYRVLGQVERELVQAELQRAERLPQRRLPAVLAEERDRLLDGLVRGELPHARPGELREAGIEFERGVYVLVAELDKDSVEPSRYERQEAELFSLYIRQFIEEALSGVRTGFVFRRGAGVVALLDAEASAASRADVAELARHIAGRIRREANLTITIGIGGGVHGVEEISKSYGEARIALLYRLTSGGNRVLLYEDPPRQEPGAVRTPLTQRGYLEQALLEGEGGDLGERVREGIGQLCDSGASPSVIHEQVCRMLLEAYGLAVDRGVQGDWPEGRDIGAALQGALALSSRSELAAYCAGLLRSLQALVRRGDESEGLHAVDRVVRHIEEHYAEPITLGSMAELVFLNASYLSSLFKIRLGRSFVEILTEVRVREASRLLLHTDDKIASVAYGTGFSNIRHFNRVFKAETGRTPKEFRETLRPDRANA, from the coding sequence ATGGATAAACGCAAAGTGCTGGTCGTCGACGACGAAGCGATCTTTCGCCGGGGACTGCGCCATTTGATCGGAACGTCGGACACCCCTTGGGAAGTGTGCGGCGAAGCCAAAGACGGCCTTGAAGCGCTGGAGGAAATCGAGCGCACGAAGCCGGATCTCGTCATTACGGACATCCGCATGCCGCGCCTCGACGGGATCGGCCTGCAGGAACAGCTGCGCGAGCGCTACCCCGAGATTCGCTGCTTCGTGCTGAGCGGCTATAACGATTTTCGCTATGCGCAAAGTTCGCTGCGCTTCGGCGCGCGGGATTACCTGCTCAAGCCGATCGACAAGGCGGAGCTGTACCGGGTGCTCGGCCAGGTGGAGCGCGAATTGGTGCAGGCCGAGCTGCAGCGGGCCGAGCGGCTGCCGCAGCGGCGCCTGCCGGCCGTGCTCGCGGAAGAGCGGGACCGGCTGCTCGACGGGCTCGTGCGCGGCGAACTGCCGCATGCGCGCCCGGGCGAGCTGCGCGAAGCCGGCATCGAGTTCGAACGGGGCGTGTACGTGCTCGTCGCCGAGCTCGACAAGGACTCGGTCGAGCCGAGCCGCTACGAGCGGCAGGAAGCGGAATTGTTCTCGCTCTACATTCGCCAATTCATCGAAGAAGCGCTGTCCGGCGTGCGGACAGGGTTCGTGTTCCGGCGCGGCGCCGGCGTCGTCGCGCTGCTGGACGCCGAAGCGTCCGCCGCGTCGCGGGCGGACGTCGCGGAACTGGCCCGGCATATCGCGGGCCGTATCCGGCGCGAAGCGAACCTGACGATCACGATCGGAATCGGCGGCGGGGTCCACGGCGTCGAGGAGATCTCCAAATCGTACGGCGAAGCGAGAATCGCTTTGCTCTATCGGCTGACTTCCGGCGGCAACCGGGTCCTGCTGTACGAGGACCCGCCGCGCCAGGAACCGGGCGCGGTGCGGACGCCGCTGACCCAGCGCGGCTATCTGGAGCAGGCGCTGCTCGAAGGCGAAGGCGGGGACCTCGGCGAGCGGGTGCGCGAAGGCATCGGGCAGCTGTGCGATTCCGGCGCGAGTCCGTCCGTGATCCACGAGCAGGTGTGCCGGATGCTGCTTGAAGCATACGGCCTCGCCGTGGACCGCGGCGTCCAAGGCGATTGGCCGGAAGGCCGCGATATCGGCGCGGCGCTGCAGGGCGCGCTTGCGCTCAGCTCGCGCTCGGAGCTGGCCGCTTACTGCGCGGGCCTGCTGCGCTCGCTTCAGGCGCTGGTCCGCCGCGGGGACGAGAGCGAAGGGCTGCACGCGGTAGACCGCGTCGTCCGCCATATCGAAGAACATTACGCCGAGCCGATCACGCTCGGCAGCATGGCGGAACTCGTCTTCCTGAACGCGTCTTACCTCAGCAGCCTGTTCAAGATCCGGCTCGGCCGCTCGTTCGTCGAGATTCTGACCGAAGTGCGCGTGCGCGAAGCGTCCCGGCTGCTGCTGCATACCGACGACAAAATCGCTTCCGTCGCCTACGGGACGGGCTTCTCCAATATCCGGCACTTCAACCGCGTCTTCAAGGCGGAGACGGGCCGCACGCCCAAAGAATTCCGCGAGACGCTGCGCCCGGACCGGGCGAATGCCTGA
- a CDS encoding cache domain-containing sensor histidine kinase codes for MGKFAQYRSLWSRKQARRANRSLAFKLIGINLILIAVPLLLSSLLSGIGYSRAVQRNVGAYQADAVHEFSANLDIYMNELALLSVLPYQTPDLLDYLERRDAGEATVYEERMLLEEFMRRIRVNGRVDTIGITLQAQQVRSYVEPPDSPGRFTEEDDPDLSAFAEAAAFGEAVFVGPHSLKSDNGSTYSVFSAVRVIRSLESGKRLAILKIDVPSSDLRERIANLSGSGERSVAVLGGSGEPIYESGAFPDSTGRLAAYRGEGTVTLGSGRSSVLMTYVTSPVTGWTVLQAVPMSILLKDAETVNRQMLLVGLACLAASIFVSVLYALRITRPLSRLRHSMKLVEKGQFGISIPVESEDEIGHLSRTFNLMVSRLGTLTYRLYETEIREKNAEIASLQSQINPHFLYNTLGSISMYAELEGNREVVSMTNHLSALLRYSMGGGRDEVTVREEIEHIRGYLAIQGIRYEERLRYRIEAEPGLMDSPVIRLTLQPVVENAIVHGLEHGIGEVGIVIAIGLSGERILISVTDDGPGMSDEQLRRQNAKMEEGLLPEGPGGHGLVNVHRRLVLKYGSGFGVRLERAESGGIRASIRLPDLREREEEEGRDRHG; via the coding sequence ATGGGCAAATTTGCGCAATACCGCAGTCTGTGGAGCCGCAAACAAGCGCGCCGCGCCAACCGAAGCCTCGCATTCAAGCTGATCGGCATCAATCTGATCCTCATCGCCGTGCCGCTGCTGCTCTCGTCGCTGCTCAGCGGCATCGGCTACTCCCGGGCGGTCCAGCGCAACGTCGGCGCGTACCAGGCGGACGCCGTGCACGAATTCAGCGCGAACCTCGACATCTATATGAACGAACTGGCGCTGCTGTCGGTGCTGCCTTACCAGACGCCGGACCTGCTCGACTATCTGGAGCGCCGGGACGCGGGCGAAGCGACGGTGTACGAAGAACGGATGCTGCTGGAAGAATTCATGCGGCGCATCCGGGTGAACGGGCGGGTCGATACGATCGGAATCACGCTGCAGGCGCAGCAGGTGCGTTCGTACGTCGAGCCGCCCGACAGCCCCGGACGGTTCACCGAGGAAGACGATCCCGACCTGAGCGCGTTCGCCGAAGCGGCCGCGTTCGGCGAAGCGGTGTTCGTCGGTCCGCATTCGCTGAAATCCGACAACGGCTCGACGTACAGCGTCTTCTCGGCGGTCCGCGTCATTCGCAGCCTCGAAAGTGGGAAACGGCTCGCCATTCTCAAAATCGACGTGCCGTCGAGCGACCTGCGCGAGCGGATCGCGAATCTGTCGGGCAGCGGCGAGCGCTCGGTGGCGGTGCTCGGCGGAAGCGGCGAGCCGATCTACGAGAGCGGCGCTTTTCCCGATTCGACCGGCCGCCTCGCGGCTTATCGGGGCGAAGGCACCGTCACGCTCGGCAGCGGGCGTTCTTCGGTGCTGATGACGTACGTGACGTCGCCGGTGACAGGCTGGACCGTGCTTCAGGCGGTCCCGATGAGCATTCTGCTCAAGGACGCGGAGACGGTCAACCGGCAGATGCTGCTTGTCGGCCTGGCCTGTCTGGCCGCTTCGATCTTCGTCTCGGTCTTGTACGCGCTGCGGATCACACGCCCGCTCAGCCGGCTGCGCCATTCGATGAAGCTGGTCGAGAAAGGGCAGTTCGGCATCTCGATCCCGGTCGAGAGCGAAGACGAGATCGGCCATTTGAGCCGGACGTTCAATCTGATGGTGTCCCGGCTCGGCACGCTGACGTATCGGCTGTACGAGACGGAGATCCGGGAGAAAAACGCGGAGATCGCTTCGCTGCAGAGCCAGATCAATCCGCATTTTCTCTATAATACGCTCGGCTCGATCAGCATGTACGCCGAGCTCGAAGGCAACCGGGAAGTCGTCAGCATGACCAACCATCTGAGCGCCCTGCTGCGCTACAGCATGGGCGGGGGACGCGACGAAGTGACCGTCCGCGAAGAGATCGAGCATATTCGCGGGTATCTGGCGATTCAGGGCATCCGGTACGAAGAGCGGCTGCGCTACCGGATCGAAGCGGAGCCGGGATTGATGGACAGCCCGGTCATTCGGCTGACGCTGCAGCCGGTCGTGGAGAACGCGATCGTGCACGGGCTGGAGCACGGAATCGGCGAAGTCGGCATCGTCATCGCGATCGGACTAAGCGGCGAGCGTATCCTCATCTCCGTGACGGATGACGGACCGGGCATGAGCGACGAACAGCTGCGGCGCCAGAACGCCAAGATGGAAGAAGGGCTGCTGCCGGAAGGGCCGGGCGGGCACGGGCTGGTCAATGTGCACCGCAGGCTGGTGCTCAAGTACGGATCGGGCTTCGGCGTCCGGCTGGAGCGGGCGGAGTCCGGCGGCATCCGGGCTTCGATCCGGCTGCCGGACCTGCGGGAACGCGAAGAGGAAGAAGGGAGAGACCGCCATGGATAA
- a CDS encoding extracellular solute-binding protein: protein MGRSDFWYGKRTPLWLVPVLAALVLTLGLWLTDNYESGYETPAAAETKTAIEFWTPFSGGDSSFMNGLVARYNEENGEGIVVRMNNNKLDDYYTKLSTAIVTGEAPDVAIVHASKYAQYVPADFVTAIAGEEAAEAGVDWDGYNPNILRKTVLGDHHYGVPLDAHFGVLYYNKKWLKQAGLYANGKVLLEPGEQGFTDFLKKIRANVPENVAPLAVPNIRIDSLWLWWSLYSQIDGGGRLYAADGKHAGLNMKAAERSLDYVDSLYREGLIPPDINDATSQFARGEAATLFLGVWSIGLFEQAEGLDFGVMPLPQIYDRPASWGDAHTLALPAQAQADPAKRRAALKFAAWLTRHGDVWAQAGHIPAYEAAAQSQAFLALPSRSDYAEAADDVAYFPDHPKQGRVSDELVVELERLWSGSQTVDGMLKGIGPKIDRILEE, encoded by the coding sequence ATGGGCCGCTCGGATTTTTGGTACGGAAAAAGAACGCCGCTCTGGCTCGTGCCCGTGCTGGCCGCCCTGGTGCTGACTTTGGGGCTGTGGTTGACGGACAATTATGAAAGCGGATACGAAACGCCGGCCGCGGCGGAGACGAAGACGGCGATCGAGTTCTGGACGCCGTTCAGCGGCGGGGACAGCTCGTTCATGAACGGTCTGGTCGCGCGGTACAACGAAGAGAACGGCGAAGGGATCGTCGTGCGGATGAACAACAACAAGCTGGACGATTATTATACGAAATTGTCGACCGCGATCGTGACCGGCGAAGCGCCGGACGTGGCGATCGTGCATGCTTCGAAGTACGCGCAGTACGTTCCGGCGGATTTTGTCACGGCGATCGCGGGAGAAGAAGCGGCGGAGGCCGGGGTGGACTGGGACGGGTACAACCCAAACATTCTGCGCAAAACGGTGCTGGGCGACCACCATTACGGCGTGCCGCTGGATGCCCACTTCGGCGTGCTGTATTACAACAAAAAATGGCTGAAGCAGGCGGGGCTGTACGCAAACGGCAAAGTGCTCCTTGAGCCCGGCGAACAGGGATTTACCGATTTTCTCAAAAAGATCCGCGCGAACGTTCCCGAAAACGTGGCGCCGCTCGCCGTGCCGAATATCCGTATCGATTCGCTGTGGCTCTGGTGGTCGCTGTATAGCCAGATCGACGGAGGCGGGCGGCTCTACGCGGCGGACGGCAAACACGCCGGATTGAACATGAAAGCGGCGGAACGTTCGCTGGATTACGTCGATTCGCTGTACCGGGAAGGGCTGATTCCGCCGGACATCAACGACGCGACGAGCCAGTTCGCGCGGGGCGAAGCGGCCACGCTGTTTCTTGGCGTCTGGTCGATCGGGCTGTTCGAGCAGGCGGAAGGGCTCGACTTCGGCGTCATGCCGCTGCCGCAGATCTACGACCGCCCCGCCTCGTGGGGCGACGCGCATACGCTGGCGCTGCCCGCGCAGGCGCAGGCCGATCCGGCGAAGCGCCGGGCGGCGCTGAAGTTCGCCGCCTGGCTCACCCGACACGGCGACGTCTGGGCGCAGGCCGGGCATATTCCGGCGTATGAAGCGGCCGCGCAATCGCAAGCTTTTCTCGCGCTGCCGAGCCGGAGCGATTACGCCGAAGCGGCCGACGACGTCGCTTATTTCCCGGATCATCCGAAGCAGGGACGGGTCAGCGACGAACTGGTCGTCGAACTGGAGCGGCTGTGGTCGGGCAGCCAGACGGTAGACGGCATGCTGAAGGGAATCGGGCCGAAAATCGACCGGATTCTGGAGGAATAA
- a CDS encoding family 43 glycosylhydrolase, with the protein MNRKTWLKGGLALMLLGTTLSGGSYEAAQAASAQTKNDFYNVIMQDGADPFMYRHADGYYYFTKTTGGNVTLWRSKTMTGIDAAETTVVETGGQNVWAPEIHRIDGAWYIYYAKDDGDNANHRMYVMQNKSLNPLKGTWVDKGPIADSTNRWAIDGTVFKARGISYFVWSGWEGTENVRQVLYIARMSNPWTIDSPRVEIARPEYQWETNHSPNVNEGPQILVKGNQINIVYSASGSWTDDYSLGLLTAKNNSDLLDPASWTKRPDQVFKTGGGVYGPGHASFTESPDGQEDWIVYHAAKRQGSGWDREIRTQPFSWNADKTPNFGSPLDPNQPIPLPSGEPQRDRYEAEDGRLGGTAKVSQHADSSGGAKVGYIDTPESYVDIDVDVDKGGTYILYARTGNGTAGGNWSTLKLSVDGGPASDFFVTNQGWDNWGTSTQKMTLDKGKHTIRFAKGDGYAEIDGFDLFRVGK; encoded by the coding sequence ATGAACAGAAAAACATGGCTCAAAGGCGGCCTTGCGCTGATGCTGCTCGGCACGACGCTTAGCGGCGGAAGTTATGAGGCGGCACAGGCAGCTTCGGCTCAGACAAAAAACGATTTCTACAACGTCATCATGCAGGACGGCGCCGATCCGTTCATGTACCGGCACGCGGACGGCTACTATTACTTCACGAAAACGACGGGCGGCAACGTGACGCTCTGGCGCTCCAAGACGATGACCGGCATCGACGCGGCCGAGACGACGGTCGTCGAGACGGGCGGCCAGAACGTGTGGGCCCCGGAAATCCACCGGATCGACGGCGCCTGGTATATTTACTACGCCAAAGACGACGGGGACAACGCCAACCACCGGATGTACGTCATGCAGAACAAGTCGCTCAATCCGCTCAAAGGCACCTGGGTCGACAAAGGCCCGATCGCCGATTCGACCAACCGCTGGGCGATCGACGGGACGGTGTTCAAGGCGCGCGGCATCTCGTATTTTGTCTGGTCGGGCTGGGAAGGCACCGAGAACGTGCGGCAGGTGCTCTATATCGCGCGCATGAGCAATCCGTGGACGATCGATTCGCCGAGAGTCGAGATCGCGCGGCCGGAGTATCAGTGGGAGACGAACCATTCGCCGAACGTGAACGAAGGCCCGCAGATTCTCGTCAAAGGCAATCAGATCAACATCGTCTACTCCGCCAGCGGCAGCTGGACCGACGATTATTCGCTCGGCCTGCTGACGGCCAAGAACAACAGCGACCTGCTGGACCCGGCTTCGTGGACCAAACGGCCGGATCAGGTGTTCAAGACAGGCGGCGGCGTCTACGGACCGGGTCATGCCAGCTTCACCGAGTCGCCGGACGGGCAGGAAGACTGGATCGTGTATCATGCGGCCAAAAGACAAGGTTCCGGCTGGGACCGCGAGATTCGCACGCAGCCGTTCAGCTGGAACGCGGACAAGACGCCGAACTTCGGCAGTCCGCTTGATCCCAACCAACCGATTCCATTGCCTTCGGGCGAACCGCAGCGCGACCGCTACGAAGCGGAAGACGGCCGGCTCGGCGGCACCGCCAAAGTGTCGCAGCACGCGGACAGTTCGGGCGGCGCGAAAGTCGGCTATATCGACACGCCCGAGAGCTACGTGGACATCGACGTCGACGTGGACAAAGGCGGCACGTACATCCTCTATGCGCGGACCGGCAACGGAACGGCGGGCGGCAATTGGTCGACGCTGAAGCTGTCCGTGGACGGCGGACCGGCCAGCGACTTCTTCGTGACGAACCAGGGCTGGGACAACTGGGGCACCTCGACACAGAAAATGACGCTGGACAAAGGCAAGCATACGATCCGTTTCGCCAAAGGAGACGGCTACGCCGAAATCGACGGGTTCGACCTGTTCCGCGTCGGGAAATAG
- a CDS encoding NAD(P)H-dependent oxidoreductase has translation MHDKHPDPHPDPSGPDAYAAAKSQLLDAYRFRHAVKDFDPARQVAADDFDFILEAGRLSPSSYGFEPWKFVVVQNPELRSKIAVHAGGARRQLASASHVILVLARLPHDMTADSAYISYMLDDVQRLPQEISDMKRKTYDAFLRTGFALQDNERAMFEWSCRQTYLALGNMMTAAAMIGIDSCPMEGFVKLETERVLAEEGLLDTAHFGLACMAAFGYRAGEPTEKTRRPLGEVVEWR, from the coding sequence CCGGGCCGGACGCTTACGCGGCCGCCAAAAGCCAACTGCTGGACGCTTACCGGTTCCGCCACGCCGTCAAGGACTTCGATCCCGCGCGGCAGGTAGCGGCGGACGATTTCGACTTCATTCTGGAAGCCGGCCGGCTGTCGCCGAGCTCGTACGGCTTCGAGCCGTGGAAATTCGTCGTCGTACAGAATCCGGAGCTGCGGAGCAAGATCGCGGTGCATGCCGGCGGCGCTCGCCGCCAGCTGGCTTCGGCCAGCCACGTGATCCTCGTGCTGGCCCGGCTGCCGCACGATATGACGGCGGATTCGGCCTACATCTCGTACATGCTGGATGACGTGCAGCGCCTGCCGCAGGAGATCTCCGACATGAAGCGCAAAACGTACGACGCGTTTCTGCGTACGGGCTTCGCGCTGCAAGATAACGAGCGCGCCATGTTCGAATGGTCCTGCCGCCAGACGTATCTGGCGCTCGGCAACATGATGACGGCCGCCGCGATGATCGGCATCGATTCCTGCCCGATGGAAGGCTTCGTCAAGCTTGAGACGGAGCGCGTGCTGGCCGAGGAAGGGCTGCTGGACACGGCGCATTTCGGCCTTGCCTGCATGGCCGCTTTCGGCTACCGCGCGGGCGAACCGACGGAGAAGACCCGTCGGCCGCTTGGCGAAGTGGTGGAATGGCGGTAG